The following are from one region of the Luteimonas sp. MC1572 genome:
- a CDS encoding YgjP-like metallopeptidase domain-containing protein, producing the protein MQPLKYLAGYPQHLQIQVRELMDQDRLGPLLAGKYPEPHAVRSDGLLYDYVQALKDRYLRKSAPLGKVLYDNRLQVLKQALGTHTTISRVQGNRLKASREIRIASVFRDAPAAFLRVIVVHELAHVKESDHGKAFYQLCMHMEPDYHQLEFDMRLYLTHLGSVRVARA; encoded by the coding sequence ATGCAACCGCTCAAGTACCTCGCCGGCTACCCCCAGCACCTGCAGATCCAGGTGCGCGAGCTCATGGACCAGGACCGTCTGGGCCCCCTGCTTGCCGGCAAGTACCCCGAGCCGCACGCCGTCCGCAGCGATGGCCTGCTCTACGACTACGTGCAGGCCCTCAAGGACCGCTACCTGCGCAAGTCAGCGCCGCTGGGCAAGGTGCTCTACGACAACCGGCTGCAGGTGCTGAAGCAGGCGCTCGGCACGCACACCACCATTTCCCGCGTGCAGGGCAACCGGCTCAAGGCAAGCCGCGAGATCCGCATCGCCAGCGTGTTCCGCGATGCACCCGCGGCGTTCCTGCGCGTGATCGTGGTGCATGAGCTGGCGCATGTGAAAGAGTCCGACCACGGAAAGGCCTTTTACCAGCTGTGCATGCACATGGAGCCGGACTATCACCAGCTCGAGTTCGACATGCGGCTCTACCTCACCCACCTGGGGTCGGTGCGCGTGGCAAGGGCGTAG
- a CDS encoding ATPase domain-containing protein: MPKPEVSTDCNDARVSTGNAGLDDILGGGLDADRMYLYEGRPGAGKTTLALEFLIDGARRGERVLYITLSETERELQLVARRHGWDLTGVEVVELVPSEAMLDQSQEITLLHPAELELGETTRLILEQVSALNPSRLVIDSLSELRLLAQSSLRYRRQVLALKQFFANRNCTVVLLDDMTSQQNDLQLHSISHGVVLLEQLAIDYGAERRRLRVIKMRGIEFRGGFHDIKIVRGGIEVYPRLVASDHQTEFSGHFTPSGNGELDKLLGGGLERGTNALLIGAAGVGKSSLALTYAITAAERGERSAIFAFDEGRGTIEARSRALGLDLASAIDSGMVVFQQIDPAEMSPGEFAAIVRRRVERDGARMVVIDSLNGYLNAMPDGRFLILQMHELLTYLAQQGVVTILVLAQHGMVGPVETPLDISYLSDAVLMLRYFEHAGRVRRALSVVKKRSGFHEQTIREFQLGRHGVVLGPPLTEFSGVLSGMPIYTGGSAPLLPGDDSGAN; encoded by the coding sequence ATGCCAAAACCAGAAGTTTCCACCGACTGCAACGACGCGCGCGTCTCCACCGGCAACGCCGGCCTTGACGACATCCTCGGTGGCGGGCTGGACGCCGATCGGATGTACCTCTACGAAGGCCGGCCCGGCGCGGGCAAGACCACGTTGGCACTCGAGTTCCTCATCGATGGCGCACGGCGCGGAGAGCGCGTGCTGTACATCACGCTGTCGGAAACCGAGCGCGAGCTGCAGCTCGTCGCCCGCCGCCACGGATGGGACCTGACCGGCGTGGAGGTCGTCGAGCTGGTGCCGTCGGAAGCGATGCTCGACCAGAGCCAGGAGATCACCCTGCTGCACCCCGCCGAGCTGGAACTGGGCGAGACCACGCGCCTGATCCTCGAGCAGGTGAGCGCGTTGAATCCAAGCCGGTTGGTCATCGACAGCCTGTCGGAACTGCGCCTGCTCGCGCAGAGTTCGCTGCGCTACCGGCGCCAGGTGCTGGCGCTGAAACAGTTCTTCGCCAACCGCAACTGCACGGTGGTGTTGCTGGATGACATGACCTCGCAGCAGAACGACCTGCAGCTGCACTCGATCTCGCACGGCGTGGTGCTGCTGGAGCAGCTGGCCATCGATTACGGCGCCGAGCGCCGGCGGTTGCGCGTGATCAAGATGCGCGGCATCGAGTTCCGTGGCGGCTTCCACGACATCAAGATCGTCAGGGGCGGCATCGAGGTCTATCCAAGGCTGGTCGCGTCCGACCACCAGACCGAGTTCTCCGGCCATTTCACGCCGAGCGGCAACGGTGAGCTGGACAAGCTGCTTGGCGGCGGCCTGGAACGCGGTACCAATGCCCTGCTGATCGGCGCCGCCGGCGTGGGCAAGTCTTCGCTGGCGCTGACCTATGCCATCACGGCGGCAGAGCGCGGCGAGCGCAGCGCGATCTTCGCCTTCGACGAGGGGCGCGGCACGATCGAAGCGCGCTCCAGGGCACTGGGCCTCGACCTGGCGTCGGCGATCGACAGCGGCATGGTCGTGTTCCAGCAGATCGATCCCGCGGAAATGTCGCCCGGCGAGTTCGCGGCCATCGTGCGCAGGCGCGTCGAGCGTGACGGCGCGCGGATGGTGGTGATCGACAGCCTCAACGGCTATCTCAACGCAATGCCGGACGGACGCTTCCTGATCCTGCAGATGCACGAGCTGCTCACCTACCTGGCCCAGCAGGGCGTGGTGACCATCCTGGTGCTGGCCCAGCACGGCATGGTCGGGCCGGTCGAGACGCCGCTCGACATCAGCTACCTGAGTGATGCCGTGCTGATGCTGCGCTACTTCGAGCACGCCGGCAGGGTGCGGCGCGCGCTGTCGGTGGTGAAGAAGCGCAGCGGCTTCCACGAGCAGACCATCCGCGAGTTCCAGCTGGGCCGCCATGGGGTGGTGCTTGGCCCGCCGCTGACGGAGTTCAGCGGCGTGCTGTCCGGCATGCCGATCTACACCGGCGGCAGCGCGCCCCTCCTGCCTGGCGACGACAGTGGCGCCAACTGA
- a CDS encoding ATP-binding protein, whose translation MAPTEAAVQPVLVFAPTGRDAGAAADLLQRAGIPTRICADYATLVAGLDSAAAVFVAEEGLIGQPLDTLADWVKRQPPWSDLPFVMLTSQRGHPKVGAWRQEQVERLGNVALIERPVQPITLVSVMQSALRARKRQQEVRALLEAREAAAANLEEQVQDRTAELLHLNARLRDEMTERARVEESLRHAQKMEALGQLTGGVAHDFNNLLMVITAGLDMLELQQDPARRQRFMVAMRHASRRGAALTRQLLTFSRSHALRPETIDLAKLIGNMRELLDRSLRGDVDVDVQLAADLWPVFVDAGEFELAILNLAVNARDAMDGSGRITIAGHNVVEHDDDGVATELVRLVVRDSGAGMSEAVKARVFEPFFTTKDVGKGSGLGLAQVYGVAKQSGGRVSIDSAVGQGTAITLLLPRSRQPATADAAHVPETDSSASAPDLCVLLVEDDAEVATLVEEMLRVIGYDVVHALSAKAALGALADRRRIDLVFSDIMMPGGTNGIELAREVRRRRPDLPVLLTSGFAESTGTEAQALDIPVLRKPYAIEELRAAVRQQLGALATQHA comes from the coding sequence GTGGCGCCAACTGAAGCCGCCGTGCAGCCCGTGCTGGTGTTCGCGCCCACCGGGCGCGACGCGGGCGCCGCCGCCGACCTGCTGCAACGCGCGGGTATCCCCACGCGCATCTGCGCCGACTACGCGACGCTCGTCGCCGGGCTGGACTCGGCGGCGGCGGTGTTCGTAGCGGAGGAAGGCCTGATCGGGCAGCCACTGGACACGCTGGCCGACTGGGTCAAGCGCCAGCCGCCCTGGTCCGACCTGCCGTTCGTCATGCTCACCAGCCAGCGTGGCCATCCGAAGGTGGGTGCGTGGCGCCAGGAGCAGGTCGAACGCCTTGGCAACGTGGCGCTGATCGAACGGCCGGTGCAGCCCATCACCCTGGTGAGCGTGATGCAGTCCGCGTTGCGCGCGCGCAAGCGCCAGCAGGAGGTCCGCGCGCTGCTTGAAGCACGCGAGGCGGCTGCGGCAAACCTCGAAGAACAGGTGCAGGACCGCACGGCCGAGTTGCTCCACCTCAACGCGCGCCTGCGCGACGAAATGACCGAGCGCGCGCGCGTCGAGGAGTCGCTGCGGCATGCGCAGAAGATGGAAGCGCTGGGCCAGCTGACCGGCGGCGTGGCGCACGATTTCAACAACCTGCTGATGGTGATCACCGCCGGCCTGGACATGCTGGAACTGCAGCAGGATCCGGCACGCCGGCAACGCTTCATGGTGGCCATGCGCCACGCGTCCAGGCGCGGCGCAGCGCTGACGCGGCAGCTGCTGACGTTCTCGCGCAGCCATGCGCTGCGGCCCGAGACCATCGATCTGGCGAAGCTGATCGGCAACATGCGCGAGCTGCTCGACCGCAGCCTGCGCGGCGATGTCGACGTGGACGTGCAGCTGGCCGCGGACCTGTGGCCGGTGTTCGTCGACGCCGGCGAGTTCGAGCTGGCCATCCTCAACCTGGCGGTCAACGCGCGCGATGCGATGGACGGCAGCGGCCGGATCACCATTGCCGGCCACAACGTGGTGGAACACGACGACGACGGCGTTGCGACGGAGCTGGTGCGCCTGGTGGTGCGCGACAGCGGCGCCGGCATGTCGGAGGCGGTCAAGGCGCGCGTGTTCGAACCGTTCTTCACCACCAAGGACGTCGGCAAGGGGTCCGGGCTCGGGCTTGCCCAGGTCTACGGCGTTGCCAAGCAGTCGGGTGGGCGGGTGAGCATCGATTCGGCGGTCGGGCAGGGCACCGCGATCACGCTGCTGCTGCCCAGGTCGCGGCAGCCCGCGACGGCGGACGCCGCCCACGTGCCGGAAACGGACAGCTCCGCATCGGCACCCGACCTCTGCGTGCTGCTGGTGGAGGACGATGCAGAGGTAGCCACGCTGGTCGAGGAGATGCTGCGCGTCATCGGTTACGACGTGGTGCACGCGCTGAGCGCGAAGGCGGCGCTGGGTGCGCTCGCCGACAGGCGCAGGATCGACCTGGTGTTCTCGGACATCATGATGCCCGGGGGCACCAACGGCATCGAACTGGCGCGGGAAGTACGCCGTCGCAGGCCCGACCTGCCGGTGCTGCTGACCAGCGGATTCGCGGAATCCACCGGAACCGAGGCGCAGGCGCTGGATATCCCGGTGCTGCGCAAGCCCTACGCCATCGAAGAGCTGCGGGCCGCGGTGCGGCAGCAGCTGGGCGCGCTAGCGACACAGCACGCATAG
- a CDS encoding response regulator, translating to MPPSRLLLVEDEDDLRFLICDALSDLGYEVTTASNGKEAIAELNGESRFDHVVTDVSMPHGISGLDVAAEAAKVQPLARLVLVSGYQRSQLPQIPEGTRFLPKPYRIHQLLGVLQDEEA from the coding sequence ATGCCTCCATCCCGCCTGCTGCTTGTCGAAGACGAAGACGACCTGCGCTTCCTCATCTGCGATGCACTCTCCGACCTCGGCTACGAAGTCACCACCGCGTCGAACGGCAAGGAGGCGATCGCGGAGCTCAACGGCGAATCGCGCTTCGACCACGTGGTCACCGACGTCAGCATGCCCCACGGCATTTCCGGCCTGGATGTGGCGGCGGAAGCGGCCAAGGTGCAGCCCCTCGCCAGGCTTGTGCTGGTGTCCGGCTACCAGCGCTCGCAGCTCCCGCAGATACCCGAAGGCACGCGCTTCCTGCCCAAACCGTATCGCATCCACCAGCTGCTCGGCGTGCTGCAGGATGAGGAGGCCTGA
- a CDS encoding PAS domain-containing sensor histidine kinase translates to MSSNQSPAPPVDLADEPRQFAMLLNSVIDYAIYMLDAEGYVRTWNPGGTRIKGYQADEVIGTHFSRFYTPDDVREGVPMRNLRTAETEGRFSADGWRVRRDGSRFLASVVIDPIWNEGRLIGFAKITRDITERHEAEQQLQATHVALFQAQKMEAIGLLTLGLAHDFNNLLTVVINSLDVIGGRTEDKKIARVLETAMRAADRGVLLTRQLLTFGRGQALMAETINLNDLILDNRDLLRRAAADQVDFHMDLAADLPQVAIDRGQFEAAILNLVSNSRDSLPDGGRISIRTFLRHTRLPQEPPQVERPYICTEVTDNGPGIPAEHQARVFEPFFTTKDVGRGSGLGLSQVFGFASQSGGFTELHSPPGGGTTVCICLPVCENP, encoded by the coding sequence ATGTCGTCCAACCAGTCGCCCGCGCCACCCGTCGACCTGGCGGATGAACCGCGCCAGTTCGCGATGCTGCTGAATTCGGTGATCGACTACGCGATCTACATGCTCGACGCCGAGGGCTATGTGCGCACGTGGAACCCCGGCGGCACCCGCATCAAGGGCTACCAGGCGGACGAAGTCATCGGCACGCACTTCTCGCGCTTCTACACGCCGGACGATGTGCGCGAGGGTGTTCCGATGCGCAACCTGCGCACCGCTGAAACCGAGGGGCGCTTTTCCGCAGATGGCTGGCGCGTGCGCCGCGACGGCAGCCGTTTCCTGGCCAGCGTGGTCATCGATCCGATCTGGAACGAAGGCCGGCTGATCGGCTTCGCCAAGATCACCCGCGACATCACGGAAAGGCACGAAGCAGAACAGCAACTCCAGGCCACCCATGTCGCCCTGTTCCAGGCGCAGAAGATGGAAGCCATCGGCCTGCTGACGCTCGGCCTGGCCCACGACTTCAACAACCTGCTGACGGTGGTCATCAACAGCCTGGACGTCATTGGCGGCAGGACCGAGGACAAGAAGATCGCGCGCGTGCTGGAAACGGCCATGCGCGCGGCCGACCGCGGCGTGCTGCTCACCCGGCAACTGCTGACCTTCGGGCGTGGCCAGGCGCTGATGGCCGAGACCATCAACCTCAACGACCTGATCCTCGACAACCGCGACCTGCTGCGCAGGGCGGCCGCCGACCAGGTGGACTTCCACATGGACCTGGCGGCGGACCTGCCGCAGGTGGCCATCGACCGCGGCCAGTTCGAGGCGGCGATCCTCAACCTGGTGAGCAACAGCCGCGACTCGCTGCCGGACGGCGGACGCATCAGCATCCGCACCTTCCTCAGGCACACCCGGCTTCCGCAGGAGCCACCACAGGTGGAGCGCCCGTACATCTGCACCGAAGTCACCGACAACGGGCCCGGCATACCTGCCGAGCACCAGGCCCGTGTGTTCGAACCGTTCTTCACCACCAAGGACGTGGGTCGCGGCAGTGGCCTCGGGCTGAGCCAGGTGTTCGGCTTCGCATCGCAGTCCGGTGGCTTCACCGAATTGCACAGCCCGCCCGGCGGCGGCACCACTGTCTGCATCTGCCTTCCTGTCTGCGAGAACCCCTGA
- a CDS encoding host attachment family protein has translation MTLIPADTLVVVADGAGARVFLNRGDERAPALHQFEMLELMNMDDDGPSGSMPHESTASQVDEATFTKQLALALNEAALKQQFEHLVLIADPGTLGRIRPLLHKEVQQRLIAEIGKTLTNSPLADIERALRAQ, from the coding sequence ATGACCCTGATCCCCGCAGACACACTGGTTGTCGTTGCCGACGGCGCAGGCGCGCGCGTGTTCCTCAATCGTGGCGATGAACGCGCGCCCGCGCTGCATCAGTTTGAAATGCTGGAGCTGATGAACATGGATGACGACGGGCCGTCGGGCAGCATGCCGCACGAGTCCACCGCAAGCCAGGTCGACGAGGCCACGTTCACCAAGCAGCTGGCATTGGCCCTCAACGAGGCCGCGCTGAAGCAGCAGTTCGAGCACCTCGTGCTGATCGCCGATCCAGGCACGCTCGGGCGCATCCGCCCGCTGCTCCACAAGGAGGTGCAGCAGCGCCTCATCGCCGAGATCGGCAAGACGCTCACCAATTCGCCGCTGGCAGACATCGAGCGCGCGCTGCGGGCGCAGTGA
- a CDS encoding DUF2946 family protein — protein sequence MKRRAVQPWMARFGLAAALLLLLVPTTGRLLQAAANGATGRAAEHAAHDAHRHAAGAQHRARGDQGDAPALPAADNQDCDYCTLLASIAVLSHAGLPATTAVAAEAARPRSTLRLRWLHPNGLGSRGPPLHG from the coding sequence ATGAAGCGTCGCGCAGTGCAGCCCTGGATGGCCCGGTTCGGACTGGCGGCAGCGCTGTTGTTGCTGCTCGTGCCCACGACGGGACGCCTGCTGCAGGCAGCGGCAAACGGCGCAACAGGCCGCGCCGCGGAGCACGCCGCACACGATGCGCATCGCCACGCGGCAGGCGCGCAGCACCGCGCGCGAGGCGACCAGGGTGACGCTCCCGCGCTCCCGGCGGCCGACAACCAGGACTGCGACTACTGCACGCTGCTGGCATCGATTGCCGTCCTGTCGCATGCAGGCCTGCCTGCGACAACCGCCGTGGCAGCCGAGGCTGCCCGGCCGCGCAGCACGTTGCGGTTGCGCTGGCTGCATCCCAACGGACTCGGCTCGCGCGGCCCGCCGCTCCACGGCTGA
- a CDS encoding TonB-dependent copper receptor, producing MTIPCCRVVRPCCLFVAIAAALASPALLASPDQSADTPRTVDFDAVVVTAAAPVSALTYETDPGIPRQPIPASDGADYLKTIPGFTAVRNGGSNGDPVLRGMFGSRLNLLTNDGAMHGACPSRMDNAMSYIAPDTYDRLVVTKGPQTVLWGPGASAGTVRFERDREHFTDPALKVSASALGGSFGRNDQVLDALYGARPGYARLTANRSESGDYRDGDGRTVGSAWKKWNTDVAFGWTPDEVTLLELGVGTGDGQARYATRGMDGARFRRNNYNLRFEKADIGERLAKLEATAFRNSADHVMDNYSLREPNPDGPMPMAMASNVERRTQGGRVAATWRGDSFELVTGMDLQDSRHRRRSAIGRGTYATRPWMTDARFEGLGAFAEGTLFQGDRSRWVAGARIDRSEATDERATVSGGHGGMAMPNPTAGQTRSEALKAGFLRFEHDVADAPVTWFAGLGHTGRMPDYWELFSADMGPMGAANAFAVVDTEKTTQLDAGLQYRGKVLHAWVSAYAGRVDDFIQFRYLSGGMHDGMSRVSNITADIRGAELGVEYRPLAEWTFGGSLAHARGEDRDSGRPLPQMPPLEARASVAWDNGAWSAGALLRAVDGQDRVAPGYGNVVGQDFDASSGFATLALNAGYRFSASLQLTAGVDNAFDRAFSEHLNLAGNADFGYPADPVRISEPGRTAWVRVDYRY from the coding sequence ATGACGATCCCCTGTTGCCGTGTGGTCCGTCCCTGCTGCCTGTTCGTGGCCATCGCGGCCGCGCTGGCCAGCCCCGCGCTCCTTGCCAGTCCCGACCAGTCGGCGGATACGCCGCGCACGGTCGACTTCGATGCCGTCGTCGTCACCGCCGCCGCGCCGGTGTCCGCGCTGACCTATGAAACCGATCCCGGCATCCCGCGCCAGCCGATCCCGGCCAGCGACGGCGCCGATTACCTCAAGACCATTCCCGGCTTCACCGCGGTGCGAAACGGCGGCAGCAACGGCGACCCGGTGCTGCGCGGCATGTTCGGTTCGCGCCTGAACCTGCTGACCAACGACGGCGCGATGCACGGCGCGTGCCCGTCGCGCATGGACAACGCCATGTCGTACATCGCGCCCGACACCTACGACCGGCTGGTGGTCACCAAGGGACCGCAGACCGTGCTGTGGGGGCCGGGCGCGTCGGCGGGCACGGTGCGTTTCGAGCGCGACCGCGAGCACTTCACCGATCCGGCGCTCAAGGTGTCGGCCAGTGCGCTGGGCGGCAGCTTCGGACGCAACGACCAGGTGCTGGATGCCCTGTACGGTGCGCGCCCCGGCTATGCGCGGCTGACCGCCAACCGCTCCGAGTCGGGTGATTACCGGGATGGCGACGGGCGCACGGTCGGCTCGGCCTGGAAGAAGTGGAACACCGACGTGGCATTCGGCTGGACGCCGGACGAGGTCACGTTGCTCGAGCTCGGCGTGGGCACGGGCGACGGCCAGGCGCGCTACGCGACGCGCGGCATGGATGGCGCCCGCTTCAGGCGCAACAACTACAACCTGCGCTTCGAGAAGGCCGACATCGGCGAACGACTCGCGAAGCTCGAGGCGACCGCATTCCGCAACAGCGCCGACCATGTGATGGACAACTACAGTCTGCGCGAGCCCAATCCGGATGGCCCGATGCCGATGGCGATGGCGTCCAACGTGGAGCGCCGGACCCAAGGCGGTCGCGTGGCGGCGACCTGGCGCGGCGACAGCTTCGAGCTGGTCACCGGCATGGACCTGCAGGACAGCCGCCACCGGCGCCGCAGCGCGATAGGGCGCGGCACCTATGCCACCCGGCCCTGGATGACGGACGCGCGCTTCGAAGGGCTGGGCGCGTTTGCCGAAGGCACGCTGTTCCAGGGCGATCGCAGCCGCTGGGTGGCAGGCGCGCGCATCGACCGCTCCGAAGCCACCGACGAACGTGCCACGGTGTCCGGCGGGCACGGCGGCATGGCGATGCCCAACCCGACTGCCGGACAGACCCGCAGCGAGGCGCTGAAGGCGGGATTCCTGCGCTTCGAGCACGACGTGGCGGACGCGCCGGTGACGTGGTTCGCCGGGCTGGGCCATACCGGACGCATGCCCGACTACTGGGAGCTGTTCTCCGCGGACATGGGGCCGATGGGCGCGGCCAACGCCTTTGCCGTCGTGGACACGGAGAAGACCACGCAGCTCGACGCCGGCCTGCAGTACCGCGGCAAGGTGCTGCACGCCTGGGTGTCGGCCTATGCCGGGCGCGTCGACGACTTCATCCAGTTCCGCTACCTCAGCGGCGGCATGCACGACGGCATGAGCCGGGTGTCCAACATCACGGCCGACATCCGTGGCGCGGAGCTGGGCGTGGAGTATCGGCCGCTCGCGGAATGGACGTTCGGCGGCAGCCTCGCCCATGCGCGCGGCGAGGACCGCGACAGCGGCCGTCCGCTGCCGCAGATGCCGCCGCTGGAGGCGCGCGCCAGCGTGGCCTGGGACAACGGCGCGTGGTCGGCCGGCGCGCTGCTGCGCGCCGTCGACGGCCAGGACCGCGTGGCACCCGGTTACGGCAACGTGGTCGGCCAGGACTTCGACGCCAGCAGCGGCTTCGCCACGCTCGCGCTCAATGCCGGGTACCGCTTCAGTGCCAGCCTGCAGCTCACTGCCGGCGTGGACAATGCCTTCGACCGCGCCTTCAGCGAGCACCTGAACCTCGCCGGCAACGCGGACTTCGGCTACCCGGCGGATCCGGTGCGCATCAGCGAGCCGGGGCGCACCGCGTGGGTGCGCGTGGACTACCGCTACTAG
- the fabA gene encoding 3-hydroxyacyl-[acyl-carrier-protein] dehydratase FabA gives MSRPASLDKSQLLECARGEMFGPGNARLPSPPMLMFDRITHISDTGGGFGKGQIVAELDISPDLWFFACHFEGDPVMPGCLGLDAMWQLAGFYLPWLGEPGRGRALGVGGVKFTGQVLPTAKVVRYEIDVKRVMRGRLALVIADGRTYVDDRLIYEADGLRVGLFQSVEGF, from the coding sequence ATGTCACGGCCTGCTTCACTCGATAAATCCCAGTTGCTCGAATGCGCCCGCGGTGAAATGTTCGGCCCCGGCAATGCGCGCCTCCCTTCGCCGCCGATGCTGATGTTCGATCGCATCACGCACATCAGTGACACCGGTGGTGGCTTCGGCAAGGGCCAGATCGTCGCGGAGCTCGACATCAGCCCCGACCTCTGGTTCTTCGCCTGCCATTTCGAAGGCGACCCGGTGATGCCCGGCTGCCTGGGCCTGGACGCCATGTGGCAGCTGGCCGGCTTCTACCTGCCGTGGCTCGGCGAGCCCGGCCGCGGCCGCGCGCTCGGCGTCGGCGGGGTGAAGTTCACCGGCCAGGTGCTGCCTACCGCCAAGGTGGTGCGCTACGAGATCGACGTGAAGCGCGTCATGCGTGGCCGCCTGGCGCTGGTCATCGCGGATGGCCGCACCTATGTCGACGACCGCCTGATCTATGAGGCCGACGGACTGCGCGTCGGCCTGTTCCAGTCCGTGGAGGGCTTCTGA
- the fabB gene encoding beta-ketoacyl-ACP synthase I, whose protein sequence is MKRVVVTGMGIVSPLGNDKETVASALREGRSGLHVVPEQVELGLRSHVAGTCTIDLEAAIDRKLRRFMGDAAAYSYVAMRDAIADAGLSDEAVRDPRTGLIAGSGGGSPQWQIETGDLLRNKGVRKIGPYMVPRTMCSTVSANLATAFGIRGVSYSLSAACATSAHCIGAAADMIRHGVQDVMFAGGGEELHWGMTSQFDAMGALSTHHNEAPEQASRPYDEARDGFVIGSGAGMLVLEDYEHAVARGARIHAELVGYGVTSDGADMVAPNGEGAARCMRMAMAGLDGQGVGTIDYLNTHGTSTPLGDIVELEAVRAAFGDAVPPLSSTKALTGHSLGAASVHEAIYSLLMLQGGFVAASANITSLDPRAEGYPIVRETRDAPLRTVMSNSFGFGGTNATLVFRAV, encoded by the coding sequence ATGAAACGCGTGGTTGTTACCGGAATGGGCATCGTGTCGCCGCTTGGCAACGACAAGGAGACAGTGGCGTCCGCGCTGCGCGAGGGCCGCAGCGGCCTGCACGTGGTGCCGGAGCAGGTCGAGCTCGGCCTGCGCAGCCATGTAGCCGGCACCTGCACGATCGACCTTGAAGCCGCGATCGACCGCAAGCTGCGGCGCTTCATGGGCGACGCGGCGGCGTATTCGTACGTGGCGATGCGCGATGCGATCGCCGATGCCGGCCTGTCGGACGAGGCGGTGCGCGATCCGCGCACGGGCCTGATCGCGGGCTCCGGCGGCGGTTCGCCGCAGTGGCAGATCGAAACCGGCGACCTGCTGCGCAACAAGGGCGTGCGCAAGATCGGTCCGTACATGGTGCCGCGCACGATGTGCTCGACGGTGTCGGCCAACCTGGCCACGGCGTTCGGCATCCGCGGCGTGAGCTACTCGCTGTCGGCGGCGTGCGCGACATCCGCGCACTGCATCGGCGCGGCGGCCGACATGATCCGCCACGGTGTGCAGGACGTGATGTTCGCCGGTGGCGGCGAGGAGCTGCACTGGGGCATGACCAGCCAGTTCGATGCCATGGGCGCGCTGTCCACGCACCACAACGAGGCGCCGGAGCAGGCGTCGCGTCCGTACGACGAGGCGCGCGACGGTTTCGTCATCGGTTCCGGCGCGGGCATGCTGGTGCTCGAGGATTACGAGCATGCGGTGGCGCGTGGTGCGCGGATCCATGCGGAGCTGGTCGGCTATGGCGTGACCTCCGACGGTGCCGACATGGTGGCGCCGAATGGCGAGGGCGCCGCGCGCTGCATGCGCATGGCGATGGCGGGCCTGGACGGGCAGGGCGTGGGGACTATCGACTACCTCAACACGCACGGCACGTCGACGCCGCTGGGCGACATCGTGGAGCTGGAGGCGGTGCGCGCTGCGTTCGGCGATGCGGTTCCGCCGCTGTCGTCGACCAAGGCGCTGACGGGGCATTCGCTCGGCGCGGCCAGCGTGCACGAGGCGATCTACAGCCTGCTGATGTTGCAGGGTGGCTTCGTGGCGGCTTCGGCCAACATCACGTCGCTGGATCCGCGCGCCGAGGGCTATCCGATCGTCCGCGAAACCCGCGATGCACCGTTGCGCACGGTGATGTCCAACAGCTTCGGCTTTGGTGGCACCAACGCGACCCTGGTGTTCCGGGCCGTCTGA
- a CDS encoding alpha-ketoglutarate-dependent dioxygenase AlkB has product MGLFASPPQVLIDDAEGGIRYWPDFVAADIADAWFEALRRDADWHSESRPMYDRVVDVPRLLASYRTDALPPALPLAEILARVQAEVPAPYTGVGLNLYRDGHDSVAMHSDKLHTLVPGHPIALVSLGDPRRMRIRAKAGRREGLTVELDHGSLLAMSHASQVSHEHGIPKTTRPVGARISVVFRVRPR; this is encoded by the coding sequence ATGGGATTGTTCGCCTCTCCGCCGCAGGTGCTCATCGACGACGCCGAAGGCGGCATCCGGTACTGGCCGGACTTTGTCGCCGCGGACATCGCCGATGCCTGGTTCGAGGCCCTGCGGCGCGATGCCGACTGGCACAGCGAGAGCCGCCCGATGTACGACCGGGTGGTCGACGTGCCGCGGCTGCTTGCGTCCTACCGCACCGACGCCTTGCCGCCGGCACTGCCGCTGGCGGAGATCCTCGCGCGCGTGCAGGCCGAAGTGCCGGCGCCGTATACCGGCGTTGGCCTGAACCTCTATCGCGACGGCCACGACAGCGTGGCCATGCACAGCGACAAGCTGCACACCCTGGTGCCCGGGCACCCGATTGCCCTGGTGTCCCTGGGCGACCCGCGGCGCATGCGCATCCGCGCCAAGGCGGGCCGGCGCGAAGGGCTGACCGTGGAGCTTGACCACGGCAGCCTGCTGGCGATGAGCCACGCCTCGCAGGTGAGCCACGAGCACGGCATCCCAAAGACAACGCGCCCGGTGGGCGCGCGCATCAGCGTGGTGTTCCGCGTTCGCCCGCGCTGA